In the Pungitius pungitius chromosome 5, fPunPun2.1, whole genome shotgun sequence genome, one interval contains:
- the zgc:101664 gene encoding shieldin complex subunit 3 isoform X1, which translates to MFCNFESNQGSNGLATGSHHALLCVTGTEADEEEAGGGPVTRMADVVLHYRPGSVAGLSGLLERAERLLESFPCRTPPVFTPWSPVAADRHLPIRPAKPPPVITGPPHRLPPEGRRHLPREPEVPRLAAEGHHDGRPALQAPLKRSWSVFTQSRVLQDESLSKEFRGVVAAFKLHLHQRAKWVIGRHNCGGGGDIEQVWRTLNQHARSSRLSMCNANIRRERAEIWVFCDVVRSEEVGRFLKEELQLSGRIELCVHRRGNVFSV; encoded by the exons ATGTTCTGCAACTTTGAGAGTAACCAGGGTTCTAATGGACTTGCCACAGGCTCCCATCATGCTTTGCTTTGTGTTACTGGAACGGAGGCCGATGAGGAGGAAGCGGGGGGCGGTCCTGTGACCCGGATGGCGGATGTGGTTCTGCACTACCGCCCTGGATCGGTTGCCGGGCTCAGCGGGCTGCTGGAGCGGGCCGAGAGGCTCCTGGAGTCCTTCCCCTGCAGGACTCCTCCCGTCTTCACGCCATGGTCTCCCGTTGCTGCTGAccgccacctgcccatcagacCCGCCAAACCGCCACCCGTCATCACCGGCCCACCGCACCGGCTCCCCCCTGAAGGCAGGAGGCACTTGCCACGAGAACCAGAGGTTCCCCGCCTCGCTGCTGAGGGACATCACGACGGCCGCCCAGCCCTGCAGGCGCCGCTCAAGCGCTCGTGGAGCGTCTTCACTCAGAGCAGAGTTCTGCAGGACGAGTCGCTGTCCAAAGAGTTCCGTGGCGTGGTCGCCGCCTTCaagctccacctccaccagaGGGCCAAGTGGGTGATTGGACGGCACAACTGTGGAGGGGGCGGAGACATCGAGCAG gtgTGGCGGACTCTGAACCAACACGCCCGGAGCTCCAGGCTGTCGATGTGCAACGCCAACATCCGGCGGGAGCGGGCGGAGATCTGGGTGTTCTGCGACGTGGTCCGATCAGAGGAGGTGGGCCGCttcctgaaggaggagctgcagctgtcaGGGAGAATCGAGCTGTGTGTTCACCGCCGAGGGAACGTCTTCAGCGTGTAG
- the zgc:101664 gene encoding shieldin complex subunit 3 isoform X2, producing MADVVLHYRPGSVAGLSGLLERAERLLESFPCRTPPVFTPWSPVAADRHLPIRPAKPPPVITGPPHRLPPEGRRHLPREPEVPRLAAEGHHDGRPALQAPLKRSWSVFTQSRVLQDESLSKEFRGVVAAFKLHLHQRAKWVIGRHNCGGGGDIEQVWRTLNQHARSSRLSMCNANIRRERAEIWVFCDVVRSEEVGRFLKEELQLSGRIELCVHRRGNVFSV from the exons ATGGCGGATGTGGTTCTGCACTACCGCCCTGGATCGGTTGCCGGGCTCAGCGGGCTGCTGGAGCGGGCCGAGAGGCTCCTGGAGTCCTTCCCCTGCAGGACTCCTCCCGTCTTCACGCCATGGTCTCCCGTTGCTGCTGAccgccacctgcccatcagacCCGCCAAACCGCCACCCGTCATCACCGGCCCACCGCACCGGCTCCCCCCTGAAGGCAGGAGGCACTTGCCACGAGAACCAGAGGTTCCCCGCCTCGCTGCTGAGGGACATCACGACGGCCGCCCAGCCCTGCAGGCGCCGCTCAAGCGCTCGTGGAGCGTCTTCACTCAGAGCAGAGTTCTGCAGGACGAGTCGCTGTCCAAAGAGTTCCGTGGCGTGGTCGCCGCCTTCaagctccacctccaccagaGGGCCAAGTGGGTGATTGGACGGCACAACTGTGGAGGGGGCGGAGACATCGAGCAG gtgTGGCGGACTCTGAACCAACACGCCCGGAGCTCCAGGCTGTCGATGTGCAACGCCAACATCCGGCGGGAGCGGGCGGAGATCTGGGTGTTCTGCGACGTGGTCCGATCAGAGGAGGTGGGCCGCttcctgaaggaggagctgcagctgtcaGGGAGAATCGAGCTGTGTGTTCACCGCCGAGGGAACGTCTTCAGCGTGTAG